The following are encoded in a window of Variovorax paradoxus genomic DNA:
- the rpiA gene encoding ribose-5-phosphate isomerase RpiA, with protein sequence MTAPTSPSPLSQDELKAQVGLAALAYVVKGEIVGVGTGSTVNKFIDALATIKDEIKGAVSSSVASTERLRALGIPVFDSNEVEELAVYIDGADEIDHQGFMVKGGGAALTREKIVAAQSKRFVCIADASKLVETLGDFPLPVEVIPMAVRRVMRQFASLGGIAQVREKDGLPLVTDNGQHIVDVTGLRITDPRAFESEVSQWPGVVTVGVFAHQKADVCLLGTASGVKTMQFAG encoded by the coding sequence ATGACCGCACCCACCTCCCCAAGCCCTCTTTCCCAGGATGAACTCAAGGCCCAGGTCGGCCTTGCCGCGCTGGCCTACGTGGTCAAGGGCGAGATCGTCGGCGTGGGCACCGGCTCCACGGTCAACAAGTTCATCGACGCGCTGGCCACGATCAAGGACGAGATCAAGGGCGCCGTCTCCAGTTCGGTCGCGTCCACCGAGCGCCTGCGCGCGCTGGGCATCCCGGTGTTCGACAGCAACGAGGTGGAAGAACTGGCCGTCTACATCGACGGCGCCGACGAGATCGACCACCAGGGCTTCATGGTGAAGGGCGGCGGCGCGGCGCTGACGCGCGAGAAGATCGTCGCGGCGCAGTCGAAGCGCTTCGTCTGCATTGCCGACGCTTCCAAGCTGGTCGAGACGCTCGGCGACTTTCCGCTGCCGGTGGAAGTGATTCCGATGGCGGTGCGCCGCGTGATGCGCCAGTTCGCCAGCCTGGGCGGCATTGCCCAGGTGCGCGAGAAAGACGGCCTGCCGCTGGTGACCGACAACGGCCAGCACATCGTCGACGTGACCGGCCTGCGGATCACCGACCCGCGCGCCTTCGAGTCCGAAGTGAGCCAGTGGCCCGGCGTGGTGACGGTGGGGGTCTTCGCCCATCAGAAGGCCGACGTGTGCCTGCTGGGCACGGCGTCGGGCGTGAAGACGATGCAGTTCGCCGGCTGA
- a CDS encoding glutaredoxin domain-containing protein, with amino-acid sequence MYPTFYKLPSRRLIGLAVLLLSAAASVLAQPVYRQVDKNGKVTFSDQPPVVTNAPTGGPQPAGVNAPTNSGLPYELRQVAQRYPVTLYSGESCGPCNEARTLLTTRGVPFEERTIKSNEDVEALQRLSGQNALPLLTVGSQQLKGFSDVEWSRYLDAAGYPKSNSLPAGYRPPATRPLVAQQAPAAAAPRAADTPLQPPTPAPAPPSNAPGPSNPAGIKF; translated from the coding sequence ATGTATCCGACTTTTTACAAACTCCCCTCGCGTCGCCTGATCGGCCTGGCCGTCTTGCTGCTCTCGGCGGCTGCCAGCGTGCTGGCGCAGCCGGTCTACCGCCAAGTCGACAAGAACGGCAAGGTCACGTTTTCGGATCAGCCCCCCGTCGTCACCAACGCGCCGACAGGCGGGCCGCAACCGGCCGGCGTCAATGCACCGACCAACAGCGGGCTTCCGTATGAACTGCGTCAGGTGGCCCAGCGCTACCCCGTCACGCTGTACAGCGGCGAAAGCTGCGGGCCCTGCAACGAGGCGCGCACGCTGCTCACCACGCGCGGCGTTCCCTTCGAGGAACGCACCATCAAGAGCAACGAAGACGTCGAGGCCCTGCAGCGCCTGAGCGGACAGAACGCGCTGCCGCTGCTGACGGTCGGGTCGCAGCAGCTCAAGGGCTTCTCAGATGTGGAATGGTCGCGCTACCTCGATGCGGCCGGCTACCCCAAGAGCAACAGCCTGCCCGCCGGCTATCGCCCGCCCGCCACGCGACCGCTCGTCGCGCAGCAAGCCCCGGCGGCGGCAGCGCCCCGTGCGGCCGACACGCCGCTGCAGCCCCCGACCCCCGCGCCGGCTCCGCCTTCGAACGCACCGGGCCCGAGCAACCCGGCCGGCATCAAGTTCTAA
- a CDS encoding M3 family metallopeptidase, producing MAMTNNPLLDFTDLPLFDRIQPEHVSPAVDTLLAEAEAALQTVTAPEFPADWLAISKVLDVASERFSRAWGAVGHLNAVADTPELRAAYNEAMPRVTAFWTRLGSDERLYAKYKAIDPATLNPEQRQAHKNAVRNFVLGGAELQGDAKQRFADIQERQAELSQKFSENALDATDAFAHYAQLGELDGVPEDVVSAARSAAEAEGKQGYKLTLKMPCYLPVMQFAKSSALRETLYRAYVTRASELGDPKFDNTALITEILALREEESKLLGYKNFGELSVVPKMAESPEQVVKFLRDLAAKAKPYGERDLADLRAFASEQLNLVDPQAWDWTYVGEKLKEARYAFSEQEVKQYFPAPKVMAGLFKIVETLFEVSIRRDSAPTWHPSVEFYRIERAGQKVGQFYLDPSARAAKRGGAWMDDVRARWLRPDDGVLQTPVAQLVCNFASGVDGKPPLLTHDDVTTLFHEFGHGLHHMLTQVNERDVSGISGVEWDAVELPSQFMENFCWEWDVLTHMTAHVDTGEPLPRALFDKMTAAKNFQSGLQTLRQIEFSLFDMLLHTEHQAAAAPTGAVMALLGQVRAEVAVMPSPPFSRTPNTFSHIFSGGYAAGYYSYKWAEVLSADAYAAFEETVGANGEPNIETGRKYRQAILEAGGSRSAMDSFKAFRGREPQLDALLRHQGMAQAQPA from the coding sequence ATGGCCATGACGAACAACCCCCTCCTCGACTTCACCGACCTCCCGCTGTTCGACCGCATCCAGCCCGAACATGTGTCGCCCGCGGTCGACACGCTGCTGGCCGAGGCCGAGGCTGCGCTGCAAACGGTGACGGCACCCGAATTCCCGGCCGACTGGCTCGCGATCTCCAAGGTGCTCGACGTGGCCTCCGAACGCTTCAGCCGCGCCTGGGGCGCCGTCGGCCACCTCAACGCCGTGGCCGACACGCCCGAGCTGCGCGCCGCCTACAACGAGGCCATGCCGCGCGTGACCGCCTTCTGGACCCGCCTGGGTTCCGATGAGCGCCTGTACGCCAAGTACAAGGCCATCGATCCGGCCACGCTCAACCCCGAGCAGCGCCAGGCGCACAAGAACGCCGTGCGCAACTTCGTGCTCGGCGGCGCCGAGCTGCAGGGCGACGCCAAGCAGCGCTTTGCCGACATCCAGGAACGCCAGGCCGAGCTGAGCCAGAAGTTCAGCGAGAACGCACTCGACGCCACCGACGCCTTCGCGCACTACGCGCAGCTGGGTGAACTCGACGGCGTGCCCGAAGACGTGGTGAGCGCCGCGCGCTCGGCTGCCGAGGCCGAAGGCAAGCAAGGCTACAAGCTCACGCTCAAGATGCCGTGCTACCTGCCGGTGATGCAGTTCGCCAAGAGTAGCGCGCTGCGCGAAACGCTTTACCGCGCCTACGTCACGCGCGCCAGCGAACTCGGCGATCCGAAGTTCGACAACACCGCGCTCATCACCGAGATCCTCGCGCTGCGCGAAGAAGAATCGAAGCTGCTGGGCTACAAGAATTTCGGCGAGCTCTCGGTCGTGCCCAAGATGGCCGAATCGCCCGAGCAGGTCGTCAAGTTCCTGCGCGACCTCGCCGCCAAGGCCAAGCCCTACGGCGAGCGCGACCTGGCCGATCTGCGCGCCTTTGCTTCCGAGCAACTGAACCTCGTTGATCCGCAAGCCTGGGACTGGACCTACGTCGGCGAGAAGCTCAAGGAAGCGCGCTACGCCTTCAGCGAGCAGGAGGTGAAGCAGTACTTCCCGGCGCCGAAGGTGATGGCGGGCCTGTTCAAGATCGTCGAGACGCTGTTCGAAGTGTCGATCCGTCGCGACAGCGCCCCCACCTGGCACCCGAGCGTCGAGTTCTACCGCATCGAACGCGCTGGCCAGAAGGTCGGCCAGTTCTACCTCGACCCCTCCGCCCGCGCCGCCAAGCGCGGCGGCGCCTGGATGGACGACGTGCGCGCCCGCTGGCTGCGCCCCGACGACGGCGTGCTGCAGACGCCGGTCGCGCAGCTGGTCTGCAACTTCGCCAGCGGCGTCGACGGCAAGCCGCCGCTGCTCACGCACGACGACGTGACCACCCTCTTCCATGAGTTCGGTCACGGCCTGCACCACATGCTCACGCAGGTGAACGAGCGCGACGTGTCGGGCATCAGCGGCGTCGAGTGGGACGCGGTCGAGCTGCCGAGCCAGTTCATGGAGAACTTCTGCTGGGAGTGGGACGTGCTCACCCACATGACGGCCCACGTCGACACCGGCGAGCCGCTGCCGCGCGCGCTGTTCGACAAGATGACCGCCGCCAAGAACTTCCAGAGCGGCCTGCAGACGCTGCGCCAGATCGAGTTCTCGCTGTTCGACATGCTGCTGCACACCGAACACCAGGCCGCCGCCGCCCCGACGGGCGCCGTGATGGCCCTGCTCGGCCAGGTGCGCGCCGAAGTGGCCGTGATGCCCTCGCCGCCGTTCAGCCGCACGCCGAACACCTTCAGCCACATCTTCTCGGGCGGCTACGCGGCCGGCTACTACAGCTACAAGTGGGCCGAGGTGCTGAGCGCCGACGCCTACGCGGCCTTCGAGGAAACCGTGGGCGCCAACGGCGAGCCGAACATCGAGACCGGCCGCAAGTACCGCCAGGCCATCCTCGAGGCCGGCGGCAGCCGCAGCGCCATGGATTCGTTCAAGGCGTTCCGGGGCCGCGAGCCGCAGCTTGATGCGCTGCTGCGACATCAGGGCATGGCTCAGGCCCAGCCAGCTTGA
- the folD gene encoding bifunctional methylenetetrahydrofolate dehydrogenase/methenyltetrahydrofolate cyclohydrolase FolD, with the protein MTAQLIDGNALAKTIRAEVSGRTAALKARGVNPALSIILVGSDPASQVYTKHKVNDSTETGLQATLETYPADFSEADLLARIRALNDDPTVHGILVQLPLPKHMDSQKVIETISPAKDVDGFHVASAGALMTGAPGFWPCTPHGCMKMLESIGYDLRGKHAVVIGRSNIVGKPMAMMLLAQSATVTICHSATQDLGAITRQADVIVAAVGKLDLLTAGMVKPGAVVIDVGMNRKADGKLAGDVDFDGVKEVAGWITPVPGGVGPMTRAMLLVNTLEAAERAAK; encoded by the coding sequence ATGACCGCCCAACTGATCGACGGCAACGCCCTCGCCAAAACCATCCGCGCCGAGGTGTCCGGCCGCACCGCTGCGTTGAAGGCCCGCGGCGTGAACCCGGCCTTGTCCATCATCCTGGTGGGCAGCGATCCGGCGAGTCAGGTCTATACCAAGCACAAGGTCAACGACAGCACCGAAACCGGCCTGCAGGCCACGCTCGAGACCTACCCCGCCGACTTCAGCGAGGCCGATCTGCTGGCGCGCATCCGTGCCCTCAACGACGACCCGACGGTGCACGGCATCCTGGTGCAGCTGCCACTGCCGAAGCACATGGACAGCCAGAAGGTCATCGAGACCATCTCGCCCGCCAAGGACGTCGACGGCTTCCACGTGGCCAGCGCCGGCGCGCTGATGACCGGCGCCCCGGGCTTCTGGCCCTGCACGCCGCACGGCTGCATGAAGATGCTCGAATCGATCGGCTACGACCTGCGCGGCAAGCACGCCGTGGTCATCGGCCGCAGCAACATCGTCGGCAAGCCGATGGCCATGATGCTGCTCGCCCAAAGCGCCACCGTGACCATCTGCCACAGCGCCACCCAAGACCTGGGCGCGATCACGCGCCAGGCCGACGTGATCGTCGCCGCCGTGGGCAAGCTCGACCTGCTGACGGCCGGCATGGTCAAGCCCGGCGCGGTCGTCATCGACGTGGGCATGAACCGCAAGGCGGACGGCAAGCTGGCCGGCGACGTCGATTTCGACGGCGTGAAGGAAGTGGCCGGCTGGATCACCCCCGTGCCCGGCGGCGTCGGCCCGATGACGCGCGCCATGCTTTTGGTCAACACCCTTGAAGCGGCCGAACGCGCCGCCAAGTAA
- a CDS encoding response regulator transcription factor, whose translation MSLIPKKGTVYVVDDDEAVRDSLQWLLEGKDYRVRCFESAESFLSRYDPREVACLIVDIRMAGMTGLELQDRLIERRSPLPIVVITGHGDVPMAVDSMKKGAMDFIQKPFNDEELVSLVERMLEHARGAFTQHQQSASRDALLSKLTGREAQVLERIVAGRLNKQIADDLGISIKTVEAHRANIMEKLNANTVADLLKIALGQAAPAAKAS comes from the coding sequence ATGAGTTTGATTCCGAAGAAGGGCACGGTCTATGTCGTCGATGACGACGAAGCCGTCCGCGATTCACTGCAATGGCTGCTCGAAGGCAAGGACTACAGAGTCCGCTGTTTCGAGTCCGCCGAATCCTTTCTCTCCCGATACGACCCGCGCGAAGTCGCCTGTCTGATCGTCGATATCCGCATGGCCGGCATGACCGGCCTCGAATTGCAGGATCGACTGATCGAACGGCGTTCTCCGTTGCCGATCGTGGTCATCACCGGCCACGGCGACGTGCCGATGGCGGTCGACAGCATGAAGAAGGGCGCCATGGATTTCATCCAGAAGCCCTTCAACGACGAAGAACTCGTGTCGTTGGTCGAGCGCATGCTCGAGCACGCACGCGGCGCCTTCACGCAGCACCAGCAGTCGGCCAGCCGCGACGCGCTGCTGTCCAAGCTCACGGGCCGCGAGGCACAGGTGCTCGAGCGCATCGTTGCCGGCCGTCTGAACAAGCAGATCGCCGACGACCTGGGCATCAGCATCAAGACGGTGGAGGCGCACCGCGCCAACATCATGGAAAAGCTCAACGCCAACACCGTGGCCGATCTGCTCAAGATTGCGCTCGGGCAAGCGGCCCCAGCCGCCAAGGCCTCCTGA
- a CDS encoding PAS domain S-box protein, producing MPLSSPLAVARSAVKASPLSWWRTWWRKQTPVLQDAVAMLAPMAAVLLFLAAIVSAFWYLRTEEVEREQESVRRDVEYAQQRMRLRLLERQEQLMRIARDASNREIDPVEFTSRAESLVSQFPELQTISWIDDRRRFKAGYAAPSVHPAQQHLIGDVLRPGDIESNYALARELRQPVYSQPVAGGEPAAMLQLHIPLFDQGLFAGVVLGEFSIDGLLRYGMPSEVQARYAVSLLDAKGNVIAGNTTPLKNSGTRLLPWTEATNEYEVPVSPVGNALMLRAQAYRTSQGVVGNGLFWLVCALSVMTSWMLIGTWRHTRRRLQAQQRLVAETNFRRAMENSMLTGMRVLDLQGRITYVNAAFCAMTGWSEDELVGQTPPFPYWLESDREVMNERLEEELHGRALPGGFQVRVKRKNGSVFNARLYVSPLIDARGHQTGWMTSMTDITEPTRIREQLSASYERFTTVLEALDAAVSVAPIGSEELLFANKLYRLWFGSDTVGHLGMVAQAGVPPSNAHDEGLDDVDPYAGLPIDTLTAAQTANNEIFVPHLGKWLEVRSRYLTWVDGRLAQLVIATDITPRRDAEEQAAAQADKAQAASRLITMGEMASSVAHELNQPLTAIANYCNGMMSRIKGQTIDNDALLAALEKTSKQAQRAGQIIQRIRSFVKRSEPNRTPADVATMVSEAVELAGIELRRRNVRLNHYVAARLPVVRVDPILIEQVMVNLLKNAAESIDIADRPLARRSVELRVLPKVIEGQNAIEFSVQDTGKGLSPEVMDRLYEAFFSTKPEGMGIGLNLCRTIVESHRGRMQAENIYNGPDVIGCRFSFWIPVLDAISSVASDEAKVPA from the coding sequence ATGCCCCTTTCCTCCCCGCTCGCGGTCGCCCGCAGTGCCGTCAAAGCCTCGCCGCTCTCCTGGTGGCGCACGTGGTGGCGCAAGCAGACGCCCGTGCTGCAGGACGCCGTCGCAATGCTCGCGCCGATGGCGGCCGTGCTGTTGTTTCTCGCGGCCATCGTGTCCGCGTTCTGGTACCTGCGTACTGAAGAAGTCGAGCGCGAACAGGAGTCGGTGCGGCGCGACGTCGAGTACGCGCAGCAACGCATGCGCCTGCGTTTGCTGGAGCGGCAGGAGCAGCTGATGCGCATCGCGCGCGATGCCTCGAACCGCGAGATCGACCCGGTCGAATTCACGAGCCGTGCCGAATCGCTGGTGAGCCAGTTCCCCGAACTGCAAACCATCAGCTGGATCGACGACCGCCGCCGCTTCAAGGCCGGCTACGCGGCGCCCAGCGTGCATCCCGCGCAACAGCACCTGATCGGCGACGTGCTGCGCCCCGGCGACATCGAGAGCAACTACGCGCTGGCGCGCGAGCTGCGCCAGCCGGTGTACTCCCAACCCGTGGCCGGCGGCGAGCCCGCCGCGATGCTGCAGCTGCACATTCCGCTGTTCGACCAGGGCCTGTTCGCGGGCGTCGTGCTCGGCGAGTTCTCCATCGACGGCCTGCTGCGCTACGGCATGCCTTCCGAGGTGCAGGCGCGCTACGCCGTCTCGCTGCTCGACGCCAAGGGCAACGTGATCGCCGGCAACACCACGCCGCTGAAGAACAGCGGCACCCGCCTGCTGCCCTGGACCGAAGCCACCAACGAATACGAAGTGCCGGTGTCGCCCGTGGGCAATGCGCTGATGCTGCGTGCGCAGGCCTACCGCACCTCGCAGGGCGTGGTGGGCAACGGCCTCTTCTGGCTCGTGTGCGCCCTCAGCGTGATGACCAGCTGGATGCTGATCGGCACCTGGCGCCACACGCGGCGCCGACTGCAGGCGCAGCAGCGGCTGGTGGCCGAAACCAACTTCCGCCGCGCGATGGAAAACTCCATGCTGACCGGCATGCGCGTGCTCGATCTGCAAGGCCGCATCACCTACGTGAACGCCGCGTTCTGCGCCATGACGGGCTGGAGCGAAGACGAGCTGGTCGGCCAGACGCCGCCCTTCCCATACTGGCTCGAATCCGACCGCGAGGTGATGAACGAGCGCCTCGAAGAAGAACTGCACGGCCGCGCCCTGCCCGGCGGCTTCCAGGTGCGCGTGAAGCGCAAGAACGGCAGCGTCTTCAATGCGCGCCTGTATGTGTCGCCGCTGATCGATGCGCGCGGCCACCAGACCGGCTGGATGACGTCGATGACCGACATCACCGAGCCGACGCGCATCCGCGAGCAGCTGTCCGCCTCGTACGAACGCTTCACCACCGTGCTCGAAGCGCTCGACGCCGCCGTGTCGGTGGCGCCCATCGGCAGCGAAGAACTGCTGTTCGCCAACAAGCTGTACCGCCTGTGGTTCGGCTCCGACACCGTGGGCCACCTGGGCATGGTGGCGCAGGCTGGCGTGCCGCCGTCGAATGCGCACGACGAGGGCCTGGACGACGTCGACCCCTACGCCGGCCTGCCGATCGACACACTCACCGCCGCCCAGACCGCGAACAACGAAATCTTCGTGCCGCACCTGGGCAAGTGGCTCGAGGTGCGCTCGCGCTACCTGACCTGGGTCGACGGGCGTTTGGCGCAACTGGTGATCGCCACCGACATCACGCCGCGCCGCGACGCCGAAGAGCAAGCCGCCGCGCAGGCCGACAAGGCCCAGGCCGCGAGCCGCCTGATCACCATGGGTGAGATGGCTTCGAGCGTGGCACACGAGCTCAACCAGCCGCTCACCGCCATCGCCAACTACTGCAACGGGATGATGTCGCGCATCAAGGGGCAGACGATCGACAACGACGCCCTGCTTGCCGCACTCGAGAAAACCTCGAAGCAGGCGCAGCGCGCGGGCCAGATCATCCAGCGCATCCGCTCCTTCGTGAAGCGCAGCGAACCCAACCGCACGCCGGCCGACGTCGCCACCATGGTGAGCGAGGCGGTCGAACTCGCGGGCATCGAGCTGCGCCGGCGCAACGTGCGCCTGAACCACTACGTGGCCGCGCGGCTGCCGGTGGTGCGCGTCGACCCGATCCTCATCGAACAGGTGATGGTCAACCTGCTGAAGAACGCGGCCGAATCCATCGACATCGCCGACCGCCCGCTGGCGCGCCGCAGCGTCGAGCTGCGCGTGCTGCCCAAGGTGATCGAGGGGCAGAATGCCATCGAGTTCTCGGTGCAGGACACGGGCAAGGGCCTCTCGCCAGAAGTGATGGACCGGCTCTACGAGGCCTTCTTCTCCACCAAGCCCGAAGGCATGGGCATCGGGCTCAATTTGTGCCGCACCATCGTCGAGTCGCACCGCGGCCGGATGCAGGCAGAGAACATCTACAATGGCCCGGATGTGATCGGATGCCGTTTTTCCTTCTGGATTCCGGTGTTGGACGCTATCAGTTCCGTAGCAAGCGACGAGGCAAAGGTACCTGCATGA
- the aceE gene encoding pyruvate dehydrogenase (acetyl-transferring), homodimeric type, with amino-acid sequence MSANPENLFGSAANDADAQETREWMDALSSVIQSEGPERAHFLLEQLLEHARQNSVDMPFSANTGYVNTIEPGVEARSPGNLEIEQRLRAYMRWNAMAMVVKANRIHPPEGGDLGGHIGSFASLASMFGAGFNHFWRAESENHGGDLLYIQGHVSPGIYARAYLEGRLSEDQLLNFRQEVDGKGLSSYPHPKLMPEFWQFPTVSMGLGPLMAIYQARFLKYLHARGIANTENRKVWVFCGDGEMDEVESLGAIGLAARENLDNLIFVINCNLQRLDGPVRGNGKIIQELEGEFRGANWNVIKLIWGKGWDALLEKDHDGALRKIMMECNDGDYQSFKANDGAYVRKHFFGRDPRTLKMVEHLTDDEVWNLQRGGHDSQKVYAAFHAAQNHKRQPTVLLVKTVKGFGMGKIGEGKNTVHQTKKLGDEDIKAFRDRFNIPIPDSQIAELPFYKPADDTPEMRYLHERRKALGGYLPHRRTKADESFTVPSLDVFKSVMEPTAEGREISTTQAYVRFLTQLLRDKALGPRVVPILVDEARTFGMEGLFRQIGIYNPHGQQYTPVDKDQVMYYKEDKAGQILQEGINEAGGMSSWIAAATSYSTNNRIMVPFYVYYSMFGFQRIGDLAWAAGDMQARGFLLGGTSGRTTLNGEGLQHEDGHSHILANTIPNCVSYDPTFAHEVGVILHHGLKRMVEKQDNVYYYLTLLNENYAMPGLQPGTEEQIIKGMYLSKQGPVVKAAKGAKEAPTVQLLGSGTILRESFAAQELLEKEWGVSASVWSCPSFNELTRDGQDADRWNLLHPDQTPRVPFVAEQLGATTGPVVASTDYMKAYAEQIRPFVPKGRTYKVLGTDGFGRSDFRAKLREHFEINRHYIVVAALKALSEDGTVPVAKVVEAIKKYGINVDKVNPLYA; translated from the coding sequence ATGTCGGCAAATCCCGAGAACCTGTTCGGCTCGGCCGCAAACGATGCGGACGCCCAGGAAACGCGTGAATGGATGGATGCGCTGTCTTCCGTCATCCAGAGCGAGGGGCCCGAGCGGGCGCACTTCCTGCTCGAACAACTGCTCGAACATGCGCGCCAGAACAGCGTCGACATGCCGTTCTCGGCCAACACCGGCTACGTGAACACCATCGAGCCCGGCGTGGAGGCTCGCAGCCCCGGCAACCTCGAGATCGAACAACGCCTGCGCGCCTACATGCGCTGGAACGCCATGGCGATGGTGGTCAAGGCCAACCGCATCCACCCGCCCGAAGGCGGTGACCTCGGCGGTCACATCGGCTCCTTTGCTTCGCTGGCCAGCATGTTCGGCGCCGGCTTCAACCACTTCTGGCGCGCCGAGAGCGAAAACCACGGTGGCGACCTGCTGTACATCCAGGGCCACGTGTCGCCCGGCATCTACGCCCGCGCCTACCTGGAAGGCCGCCTCTCCGAAGACCAACTGCTCAACTTCCGCCAGGAAGTCGACGGCAAGGGCCTGTCGAGCTACCCGCATCCCAAGCTGATGCCCGAGTTCTGGCAGTTCCCCACGGTGTCGATGGGCCTGGGCCCGCTGATGGCGATCTACCAGGCGCGCTTCCTGAAGTACCTGCACGCCCGCGGCATCGCCAACACCGAGAACCGCAAGGTATGGGTGTTCTGCGGCGACGGCGAAATGGACGAAGTCGAATCGCTCGGCGCCATCGGCCTGGCCGCGCGCGAGAACCTCGACAACCTGATCTTCGTCATCAACTGCAACCTGCAGCGCCTGGACGGCCCGGTGCGCGGCAACGGCAAGATCATCCAGGAACTCGAAGGCGAGTTCCGCGGCGCCAACTGGAACGTCATCAAGCTGATCTGGGGCAAGGGCTGGGACGCTCTGCTCGAGAAGGACCATGACGGCGCGCTGCGCAAGATCATGATGGAGTGCAACGACGGCGACTACCAGTCGTTCAAGGCCAACGACGGCGCCTACGTGCGCAAGCACTTCTTCGGCCGCGACCCGCGCACGCTGAAGATGGTCGAGCACCTGACCGACGACGAGGTCTGGAACCTGCAGCGCGGCGGCCACGACTCGCAGAAGGTGTACGCCGCCTTCCACGCGGCCCAGAACCACAAGCGCCAGCCCACCGTGCTGCTCGTCAAGACCGTCAAGGGTTTCGGCATGGGCAAGATCGGTGAAGGCAAGAACACGGTCCACCAGACCAAGAAGCTCGGCGACGAGGACATCAAGGCCTTCCGCGACCGCTTCAACATTCCGATTCCCGACAGCCAGATCGCCGAGCTGCCGTTCTACAAGCCGGCCGACGACACGCCCGAAATGCGCTACCTGCACGAGCGCCGCAAGGCCCTCGGCGGCTACCTGCCGCACCGTCGCACCAAGGCCGACGAGAGCTTCACGGTGCCCTCGCTCGACGTCTTCAAGTCGGTGATGGAGCCCACGGCCGAAGGCCGCGAGATATCGACCACGCAAGCCTACGTGCGCTTTCTCACGCAGCTGCTGCGCGACAAGGCCCTGGGCCCGCGCGTCGTGCCCATCCTGGTGGACGAAGCCCGCACCTTCGGCATGGAAGGCCTGTTCCGCCAGATCGGCATCTACAACCCGCACGGTCAGCAGTACACCCCGGTCGATAAAGACCAGGTCATGTACTACAAGGAAGACAAGGCCGGCCAGATCCTGCAAGAGGGCATCAACGAAGCCGGCGGCATGTCCAGCTGGATCGCGGCGGCCACGTCGTACAGCACCAACAACCGCATCATGGTGCCGTTCTACGTGTACTACTCGATGTTTGGCTTCCAGCGCATCGGCGACCTGGCCTGGGCGGCCGGCGACATGCAGGCCCGCGGCTTCCTGCTGGGCGGCACCTCGGGACGCACCACGCTGAACGGCGAAGGCCTGCAGCACGAAGACGGTCACAGCCACATCCTGGCCAACACCATCCCGAACTGCGTGAGCTACGACCCGACCTTCGCGCACGAAGTCGGCGTGATCCTGCACCACGGCTTGAAGCGCATGGTCGAGAAGCAGGACAACGTCTACTACTACCTGACGCTGCTCAACGAAAACTACGCGATGCCCGGCCTCCAGCCCGGCACCGAAGAGCAGATCATCAAGGGCATGTACCTGTCCAAGCAGGGGCCGGTGGTCAAGGCCGCCAAGGGCGCGAAAGAAGCGCCGACCGTGCAACTGCTGGGCAGCGGCACCATCCTGCGCGAGAGCTTTGCCGCGCAAGAGCTGCTCGAGAAAGAGTGGGGCGTGTCGGCTTCGGTGTGGAGCTGCCCGAGCTTCAACGAGCTGACCCGCGACGGCCAGGACGCCGACCGCTGGAACCTGCTGCACCCCGACCAGACGCCGCGCGTGCCCTTCGTGGCCGAGCAGCTCGGTGCCACGACCGGCCCGGTGGTCGCGTCGACCGACTACATGAAGGCCTACGCCGAGCAGATCCGTCCGTTCGTGCCGAAGGGCCGCACCTACAAGGTGTTGGGCACCGACGGTTTCGGTCGCAGCGACTTCCGCGCCAAGCTGCGCGAGCACTTTGAAATCAATCGTCACTACATCGTGGTGGCTGCGCTCAAGGCGCTGAGCGAAGATGGCACCGTGCCGGTGGCCAAGGTGGTGGAAGCGATCAAGAAGTACGGCATCAATGTCGACAAGGTCAACCCGCTCTACGCTTGA